The genomic DNA TGCCGGGTCCCGTCGCATGCAGCCGAGCGACGGCCAGAGAGTCGGCGTCCAGCACGCCCACATCGTGCAGCCACCGATGCTCCGCGGTGACCCTGATATCCGGTCGGCTAGTGCTTCTGCCCCCGCGCGCGGCGGTGATGCCACCGCTCTGGTGCAGGCCGTCGAACGTGACGACCGCCGGAGTGATCATGAGCGGGAGCGAGTCGCCCGGATCGGCAGGACCATCGCCGCAGGCGAGGATGAGCAGGAGCAGCGGCAGGACGGCGTCCGCGCCTCCTGGATGGGCCGTCACGCCCGGACTGGGTGACATTGCTGCGCCTGCGCTGCTGACGGAGTCCATGATCAGGACCCCGCCCCGGCCGTGAGTGTCCTCGTTTCCTCGGGGTCCCACCTTCATCTGCCGACTCCGTCGTTCCGGGTGGAGAGTGCCCTCACTCATACCTGCGTGGAAGCGACGTGGGACCCGCAACATGGCGTCGGCTGAGCGCTGGCAGTGCCCGTCCATTACCGCCACCGCCCGCGGCTGGCCGTGCGGGTCCGCTCGACCGCGGGCGGATGACTACACGGGCTGGACACACCGGCCTGCACCGCCTAACGTGTGGAACCCGCATGACCAGGCCAATGGAAGCACCTCTACTGCGCAAAGATGTCTCCGCCGCCCTTCGCACCGTCGACCCTGCCGGCGGCACGCCGCTCGACGCGCTGGTGGAGCTGCTGTATGACGAGCTCAGGGAGATGGCGCGCCGGCAGCTCGCCCACGAGGCCGCGGGACACACGCTGCAGCCCACGGCGCTGCTGCACGAAGCGTATCTCAAGCTGGGCCACTCGCCACAGATCGCGTTGCACGAGCGCGCCTACTTCTTTGCGGCCGCCGCACGCGCCATGCGCCAGGTTCTCATCGAGCACGCGCGACGCCGCAACAGCCATAAGCGCGGCAGCGGCGCGGTGCCGGTGAGCCTCGATGCGAGCGGCCTCGCCGTCGACGCAACAGCAGTCGAGTTGCTCGATCTCGACCGGGCCCTCGAGGAGCTCGCGGCTCACCGCGCTCGCGCCGCACAGGTGGTCGAGTGCCGCTACTTCGGTGGTCTCACGACAGAGGAGACCGCCCTGGTGCTGGGAGTTTCAGCGCGCACCGTCAAGTCGGACTGGGCGCTGGCGCGCGCCTGGCTCTACGATCGCCTCGGAACGGGGTCCGGCGACGCCTGACGGCGGGGCGCTGCCTCGCCGCCTCCCGTTTTACGCATCCATATGTATGACACTGCTACCGCCCCTGCCGCGATCCCGCACCGGAGTGGTTCATGGACGCAGCGGAACGCTGGAAACTGGTCTCCGAGACATTCGACAGGACGTTCGAGCTCGACGCGCCCGCTCGCGCCGCAGTGCTGGCCGCCACGCTCGGCTCGTTACCGGATGTCCGGCGCCAGGTGGAGCGGCTGCTGACTGCGCACGATGCCGCCGGCGATTTTCTCGGTGACCTGGACCGTGATCGCGCCGCGGCACTGATCGCCGCAACGCCGGACGA from Longimicrobiales bacterium includes the following:
- a CDS encoding ECF-type sigma factor, which produces MTRPMEAPLLRKDVSAALRTVDPAGGTPLDALVELLYDELREMARRQLAHEAAGHTLQPTALLHEAYLKLGHSPQIALHERAYFFAAAARAMRQVLIEHARRRNSHKRGSGAVPVSLDASGLAVDATAVELLDLDRALEELAAHRARAAQVVECRYFGGLTTEETALVLGVSARTVKSDWALARAWLYDRLGTGSGDA